The following proteins are encoded in a genomic region of Cyclonatronum proteinivorum:
- a CDS encoding lipopolysaccharide biosynthesis protein: MQKLSSLKNSDFLKNIGKMMSGTGAAHLLGIAVYPVLTRIYTPEQIGVYATFVSFFMIYAAVSTLRYEYATLIPRTQHAANNVTFLSFTVLLTSALFLLLILLLFGPQLRELLNLQELGRLIYLLPVSVLTYCMFMILTFHYNRLKQYGSIATAKVTAASSIAGGQAGLGFGGFQSFGMVVGKVLGDVAGVLFLIWKRRKIEGSMRAGVSPKRMAAMAKRYKNFAYYNTPHALTTTTSSNFPVLLFNSFFSEAIAGFYAMAAKICYSPVQVVAHAAYQVFSQRVAEKYGNRDRIIPFIHSNLALLAGVGFFPFLILFFISPQLFPWLLGEGWEMTGKFVQILTPFIFLVFIATPMNFIPLMLNRQRKAFIIDLIYLLLRLAALSVGIWYQDVMLAIILYSAVGVSVNLYQLSWFYAIARKAERELFPV; this comes from the coding sequence ATGCAGAAACTGTCATCCCTGAAAAACTCTGATTTCCTGAAAAACATAGGGAAAATGATGAGCGGTACCGGTGCCGCTCACTTGTTGGGTATAGCTGTTTATCCTGTGCTGACGCGGATTTACACACCGGAGCAAATAGGGGTATATGCCACTTTTGTGTCATTTTTCATGATTTATGCGGCTGTATCGACCCTCAGGTATGAATACGCGACCCTTATTCCGCGCACGCAGCACGCTGCAAACAATGTCACATTTCTGTCATTCACCGTGTTGCTAACATCAGCGTTATTTTTACTGCTGATACTGCTGCTATTCGGTCCGCAGCTTCGGGAGCTGCTGAATTTGCAGGAGCTGGGCCGTTTGATCTATTTGCTGCCTGTTTCCGTGCTCACCTACTGTATGTTTATGATTCTCACCTTTCACTACAACCGGCTCAAGCAATACGGCAGCATTGCTACGGCTAAGGTAACGGCAGCAAGCAGCATAGCCGGCGGACAGGCCGGTCTCGGCTTTGGGGGTTTCCAGTCGTTTGGGATGGTTGTCGGTAAGGTTTTGGGTGATGTGGCAGGGGTGCTGTTCCTGATTTGGAAGCGCAGAAAAATCGAAGGTTCCATGCGCGCCGGGGTTTCACCCAAGCGGATGGCAGCCATGGCCAAGCGGTATAAAAACTTCGCTTACTACAACACCCCGCACGCGCTTACTACTACGACTTCCAGCAACTTCCCGGTCCTGCTTTTTAACAGCTTCTTTTCGGAAGCCATTGCCGGGTTTTATGCGATGGCGGCTAAAATCTGCTACTCGCCGGTGCAGGTCGTGGCCCATGCGGCCTATCAGGTGTTTAGTCAGCGCGTAGCTGAAAAGTACGGAAACCGCGACAGGATCATACCCTTCATCCATAGCAACCTTGCGTTGCTGGCAGGGGTCGGATTTTTCCCGTTTCTGATTTTGTTTTTTATAAGTCCGCAGCTATTCCCGTGGCTGCTGGGGGAAGGCTGGGAGATGACAGGCAAATTTGTCCAAATCCTAACCCCTTTCATCTTTTTGGTGTTTATTGCCACCCCCATGAACTTCATTCCGCTCATGCTCAACCGGCAGCGCAAGGCTTTTATCATCGATCTGATTTACCTGCTGCTGCGCCTTGCCGCTCTAAGTGTCGGGATTTGGTATCAGGATGTCATGCTTGCGATCATCCTGTATTCTGCTGTCGGCGTGAGCGTCAATCTCTATCAGCTCAGCTGGTTCTATGCAATCGCCCGCAAAGCCGAGCGTGAGCTGTTCCCGGTCTGA
- a CDS encoding GNVR domain-containing protein: MNQPEEPKSINLLDLLLSLVQEKWFIIKTVFAVTFLSLVISLVWPETFKSESTILPVSQSGGPSLGGLAGLAGNLLPLSFSGESINTEALGIILNSRTLRKRVIEEFDLMEVYGHKVIEQTLRTLDNNTRINYVREGGFGFNPITAIELSVTDREPERAQAMTAFYVSFLDSVATRLNEANNIDRFRVIEKRYLQNLAELEEAELRFKAFQEEHGLIDIEQQSAVLVQSMASVASQIMELDIEINLLRTRVEPGNPELNSLIRTRTELQRALNDLNLQGDRQFGDQARFLPGFSEIPDLGLQYMRLYRDMIIQGKIYETIFPQYVQQQMLVESPRRNIQVIDVAHLPTYKDGPKRAFIVIGGFFFSLFISLFIVLFRGYSKGLEKYNKEDYERLNQIKAELFRFRK, from the coding sequence ATGAATCAACCCGAAGAACCGAAAAGCATTAACCTGCTCGACCTACTGCTGAGCCTGGTGCAGGAAAAATGGTTCATCATCAAAACAGTTTTTGCCGTCACCTTTCTGTCGCTGGTTATTAGTTTGGTTTGGCCTGAAACCTTTAAATCTGAATCAACCATCCTGCCGGTTAGTCAGTCAGGCGGACCCTCGCTCGGGGGGCTTGCAGGTCTTGCCGGCAATCTGCTGCCGCTCTCTTTTAGCGGTGAAAGTATTAATACCGAAGCACTCGGCATCATCCTCAACAGCCGTACCCTCAGAAAGCGTGTCATTGAAGAGTTTGACCTGATGGAGGTGTACGGGCACAAGGTAATCGAGCAAACGCTTCGTACCCTCGATAACAATACGCGGATTAATTATGTGCGGGAGGGCGGCTTTGGGTTTAACCCTATCACGGCAATAGAGCTTTCCGTGACCGATCGTGAACCGGAGCGGGCACAGGCGATGACTGCTTTTTATGTCAGTTTTCTGGATTCAGTAGCTACCCGCCTCAATGAGGCAAATAACATTGACCGTTTTCGGGTCATTGAAAAGCGATACCTGCAAAACCTCGCGGAGCTGGAAGAAGCGGAACTGCGTTTCAAGGCTTTTCAGGAAGAACACGGCCTGATAGATATTGAACAGCAAAGCGCTGTGCTGGTACAGTCGATGGCTTCAGTCGCTTCTCAGATCATGGAGCTGGATATCGAAATTAACCTGCTCCGTACCCGTGTAGAACCGGGCAACCCGGAGCTGAACAGCCTGATCCGGACACGAACGGAGCTTCAGAGAGCTTTGAATGACCTCAATCTGCAGGGCGACCGTCAGTTTGGGGATCAGGCGCGCTTTCTTCCCGGTTTTTCAGAAATACCCGATCTCGGCCTGCAGTACATGCGGCTGTATCGCGACATGATTATTCAGGGTAAAATCTATGAGACCATCTTCCCGCAGTATGTGCAGCAGCAAATGCTCGTTGAGTCCCCCCGCCGCAACATTCAGGTGATAGATGTAGCCCACCTGCCGACCTATAAAGATGGCCCCAAACGGGCATTCATTGTTATTGGCGGGTTCTTTTTCAGCCTTTTTATAAGCCTGTTTATCGTACTGTTTCGCGGGTACAGCAAAGGGCTTGAAAAATACAATAAAGAGGACTACGAACGCCTCAATCAGATTAAAGCTGAGCTCTTCCGGTTTCGGAAATAG
- a CDS encoding O-antigen ligase family protein, with translation MQQLQDYIQHANLLAGAVALSFMLLLYLVWLSGIALLPLVVFVVPLALYGYWQTFVKPWLWVALIAVGSFLGNIMHLLPEGVIPLTLFQLFLFTAVFSILLRRLIERDFNFRMMGFEAEIILFLGLIFLSLIWAPDAPDGFRDGVRVLISIFFLYLVFNEVKRTHEIKMVLIALVVVAVFLGAYGVYQNVTNVGDTVRNMLGGGRFLRGRVTGTTTDPNRFATMFFIPMAFTACIILSKKQLSHKVMAFVAFMVMSGGIIVTYSRSAWIGAILMLLIIAWYYRNVKLFAYLGLVVIAVLIAFPQFTFTLLNAAQRFLDITAGSADDSSRIRLLLGLAAIGMFLDSWFIGVGFRGFVESFTNYYSLHESIGVAEPHNVLYTVMAELGLIGIVLYGFIMFKIFRVAWLNIRLTETEDEKIIALTCFSTIVAFFVFYQFYGGGLNDNNFWLVCALAFSLYYVGKAKSTPDPDELPPAPSLTPSGGGTPSRETGLPSNPTA, from the coding sequence ATGCAACAGCTGCAGGATTACATTCAGCACGCCAACCTGCTTGCCGGTGCCGTTGCACTGAGTTTTATGCTATTGCTGTATCTGGTATGGCTGAGTGGTATAGCTTTGCTGCCGCTTGTTGTTTTCGTTGTTCCGCTTGCGCTATATGGTTACTGGCAAACCTTTGTAAAGCCGTGGCTGTGGGTAGCCCTGATCGCGGTTGGTTCCTTTCTGGGTAACATCATGCACCTGTTGCCGGAAGGTGTGATTCCGCTCACGCTCTTTCAGCTCTTCCTGTTTACAGCGGTATTTTCTATTCTGCTCAGGCGGCTTATCGAGAGGGACTTTAATTTTAGGATGATGGGGTTTGAAGCGGAAATTATTCTGTTTCTCGGCCTCATTTTTCTGTCGCTGATCTGGGCCCCGGACGCTCCCGATGGATTTAGGGACGGGGTTAGGGTACTGATATCCATTTTCTTTCTCTATCTGGTTTTTAACGAAGTAAAGCGCACCCATGAAATCAAGATGGTGCTCATCGCGCTGGTTGTTGTAGCTGTTTTTCTGGGCGCCTATGGTGTCTATCAGAACGTGACCAATGTTGGGGATACCGTGCGGAATATGCTGGGAGGCGGGCGCTTTCTGCGGGGGCGCGTAACGGGAACAACGACTGACCCGAATCGCTTTGCGACCATGTTCTTCATCCCAATGGCCTTCACAGCCTGCATTATTCTTTCCAAAAAACAGCTTTCCCACAAAGTAATGGCGTTTGTAGCTTTTATGGTGATGTCAGGCGGCATCATTGTGACCTACTCACGAAGTGCCTGGATTGGCGCCATTCTCATGCTGCTCATTATCGCCTGGTACTATCGTAATGTGAAGCTCTTTGCGTATCTCGGCCTGGTGGTGATCGCCGTCCTTATTGCCTTTCCGCAGTTTACCTTTACGCTTTTAAATGCAGCACAGCGCTTTTTGGATATCACAGCGGGATCCGCCGACGATTCATCCCGCATCCGGCTGCTGCTCGGGCTGGCCGCAATTGGTATGTTTCTGGACTCATGGTTCATCGGGGTTGGCTTCAGGGGATTCGTGGAAAGCTTCACCAACTACTATTCCCTGCATGAATCCATAGGTGTAGCCGAACCGCATAACGTACTCTATACTGTTATGGCTGAACTGGGACTGATTGGCATTGTGCTGTACGGCTTCATCATGTTTAAAATTTTCAGAGTAGCCTGGCTCAATATCCGGCTGACCGAAACAGAGGATGAAAAAATTATTGCATTAACCTGCTTCTCTACCATTGTGGCCTTCTTTGTGTTTTACCAGTTTTACGGCGGCGGGCTGAATGACAATAACTTCTGGCTGGTTTGTGCGCTGGCTTTTTCGCTTTACTATGTGGGTAAAGCGAAAAGTACCCCTGACCCTGATGAGCTTCCGCCTGCGCCATCCCTTACGCCTTCCGGGGGCGGGACTCCGAGCAGGGAGACCGGGTTGCCGTCAAATCCTACAGCCTGA
- a CDS encoding IS110 family RNA-guided transposase codes for MFYSTGIDISKDDFKACILEYNPVEQTERVRSSRKFNNTQAELPKFVSWVTKWESKQPAPVRITMEATGVYYERVALHLFDNHPEWALSVVLPSQARRFNESEGFKNKTDRIDARGLALMGARKKLQLWRGIKPYWSELRQLTRTRGALVEQRTQLKNQLHALNYSAYAIKDTRKIVQQTIAALDKQITKLEKLITRHLDSDPEIEEKVDKLKSIPSIGLITISTVLAETLGFEYFTSRSQLISYAGYDILVKESGKHKGKRKMSKQGNARIRAAMYMPVGNILSHRKQPYYSYYDRLVSRHGIKMKANVALQKKLLCLMYHLWKKNEAFDAALALRPAGLSANTGIAQGRYRC; via the coding sequence ATGTTTTATTCCACTGGCATAGATATCTCAAAAGACGACTTCAAGGCCTGCATCCTCGAGTATAACCCTGTTGAACAGACCGAGCGTGTACGCTCCTCCAGAAAGTTTAACAACACCCAGGCAGAGCTGCCCAAGTTTGTCAGCTGGGTCACCAAATGGGAGTCCAAACAGCCTGCACCGGTGCGCATCACCATGGAAGCCACCGGTGTGTATTACGAGCGGGTTGCCCTGCACCTGTTTGATAACCACCCCGAATGGGCATTAAGCGTGGTTTTACCCAGTCAGGCGCGTAGATTCAATGAGTCTGAGGGATTCAAGAACAAAACCGACCGTATTGATGCCCGCGGGCTAGCCCTGATGGGTGCGCGCAAGAAGCTGCAGCTATGGCGGGGCATTAAACCCTATTGGAGCGAGCTGCGTCAGCTCACGCGTACCCGTGGCGCGTTGGTAGAACAGCGGACCCAGCTCAAAAACCAGCTTCACGCTCTCAATTACAGCGCTTACGCTATCAAAGATACGCGCAAGATTGTCCAGCAAACCATCGCTGCCTTGGATAAACAGATCACCAAGCTTGAAAAGCTGATCACCAGGCATCTGGATTCGGATCCGGAGATCGAAGAAAAGGTGGATAAGCTGAAGTCGATTCCGTCGATAGGTTTGATTACAATCTCCACGGTGCTGGCAGAGACGCTGGGCTTTGAATACTTTACGTCAAGAAGCCAGCTGATCAGCTATGCGGGTTACGATATATTGGTTAAGGAGTCAGGCAAACACAAAGGCAAGAGAAAAATGTCGAAACAGGGCAATGCGCGCATCAGGGCAGCCATGTACATGCCGGTTGGCAATATTTTGTCGCACAGGAAGCAACCATATTACAGCTATTATGATCGGTTAGTCAGCCGGCACGGGATAAAAATGAAGGCCAATGTGGCCTTGCAGAAAAAGTTGTTGTGCCTGATGTACCATTTGTGGAAGAAAAACGAGGCCTTTGATGCCGCGCTGGCGCTCAGGCCGGCCGGCCTGAGCGCCAACACCGGTATCGCCCAAGGGCGATACCGGTGTTGA
- the wecB gene encoding non-hydrolyzing UDP-N-acetylglucosamine 2-epimerase, which translates to MLIDIIAGARPNFMKIAPIIDAIKAKQQRGSALKFRLVHTGQHYDKNMSGNFFKQLGIPEPDVNLGAGGGSQAEQTAAIMTRYEKLLMESPSELCLVVGDVTSTMACSITAQKMHIPVGHVEAGIRSGDWTMPEEINRLVTDSITNYFFTTSETANSELYSSGVAREKIFFVGNTMIDTLLKQRPRFTKPAFWDEMKLQERGYIVMTLHRPSNVDEESNLKKLIDEIIAYTRDLPLIFPVHPRTARILNETGIQHKRLFLVEPLGYLEFNYLVERSKVVVTDSGGITEETTVMGIPCMTLRSSTERPETCTIGTNELLGIQPEAIGPAFEKLFSGNWKKGGIPEKWDGKAAQRIVDILDQISTS; encoded by the coding sequence ATGCTTATTGATATAATCGCAGGCGCCCGTCCGAATTTTATGAAAATCGCGCCCATCATCGATGCAATTAAAGCGAAGCAACAGCGCGGAAGCGCCTTGAAATTTCGGCTCGTGCATACCGGACAGCATTACGATAAAAACATGAGCGGTAATTTTTTTAAACAGCTTGGCATTCCTGAACCGGATGTAAACCTTGGGGCGGGCGGCGGCAGTCAGGCCGAACAAACCGCTGCGATTATGACACGATATGAAAAGCTGCTCATGGAATCCCCCTCCGAGTTGTGTCTTGTTGTTGGTGATGTTACTTCGACCATGGCCTGTTCTATTACGGCTCAAAAAATGCACATCCCTGTTGGTCATGTTGAAGCCGGCATTAGATCCGGCGACTGGACCATGCCGGAGGAAATCAACCGTCTCGTTACCGACAGCATAACCAACTACTTTTTTACGACTTCTGAAACAGCTAACTCAGAGCTCTACAGTAGCGGTGTTGCCCGTGAAAAAATCTTTTTTGTAGGCAACACAATGATTGATACGCTGCTTAAACAGCGTCCCCGTTTTACAAAACCTGCCTTTTGGGATGAGATGAAGCTGCAGGAACGCGGCTACATTGTAATGACGCTGCACAGACCTTCCAATGTGGATGAGGAAAGCAATCTCAAAAAACTAATCGACGAAATAATCGCGTACACACGCGACTTACCGTTGATATTCCCGGTCCATCCCCGCACTGCCAGGATCCTGAATGAAACAGGTATCCAGCACAAGCGGCTTTTTCTGGTTGAGCCGTTAGGCTACCTGGAATTCAACTACCTGGTGGAGCGCTCCAAAGTCGTTGTAACAGACTCAGGGGGGATTACGGAAGAAACGACCGTGATGGGCATTCCCTGCATGACCCTACGCTCAAGCACTGAACGCCCGGAAACCTGCACCATTGGCACCAACGAACTGCTTGGCATTCAGCCGGAAGCCATCGGGCCGGCTTTTGAAAAACTCTTTAGCGGCAATTGGAAGAAGGGGGGTATTCCGGAAAAGTGGGACGGCAAAGCTGCGCAGCGGATTGTGGATATATTAGATCAGATTTCAACCTCCTAA
- a CDS encoding glycosyltransferase family 4 protein — MARILIITQYFLPEITAAAYRLSALESYLTKQGHDVDVITTFPHRSPNEQAVNDTPKINRVSMPTIEGSTKGRIKEQLWFMVRSFIAFISKPGRYDYVIATSPPLFAGLSGYFISKLCGGRFILDIRDIWPGSIIATGLFSSGSIPIRLASFLERFLYHKAAHITTVAKPMATYVRQYKKNSDVSIVYNGVDELINTPVIGAPDSDFKHLNLVYAGNFGLVQGLDLLIRAVNSLEEKHKSQLKVSFLGQGFKQKELESLAAELGVSDRVSFAGPYTKSELTHILAEEAHALFIHLKSDPSLNLTIPSKVFDCMQYNIPIVYGLSGEAHEILNNHPGNISFRQDSVEDLKLALEKLVNNYKVLHAASAANRTFVKDNFLREECFQPFLNIIY, encoded by the coding sequence TTGGCTCGAATTCTTATCATAACGCAGTATTTCCTTCCTGAAATAACAGCAGCAGCATACCGGCTCAGTGCACTTGAATCGTACCTAACCAAACAGGGCCATGATGTTGATGTGATTACAACCTTTCCGCACCGAAGCCCTAACGAGCAGGCCGTTAACGATACTCCTAAAATTAACAGAGTATCTATGCCAACTATAGAAGGTAGTACTAAAGGACGTATAAAAGAGCAGCTCTGGTTTATGGTGAGATCCTTTATTGCTTTTATTTCAAAACCTGGAAGATATGATTACGTGATTGCTACATCCCCGCCCCTTTTTGCGGGTCTGAGCGGCTACTTTATTTCTAAATTATGTGGCGGACGTTTTATTCTCGACATTCGGGATATTTGGCCCGGCAGCATAATTGCGACCGGTCTTTTTTCAAGTGGATCCATTCCTATCCGTCTTGCATCTTTTCTTGAACGGTTTTTGTACCATAAAGCGGCTCATATTACTACCGTAGCAAAACCTATGGCAACATATGTTAGGCAGTACAAAAAAAATTCAGATGTTAGTATCGTCTATAATGGGGTTGATGAATTGATTAACACGCCTGTAATAGGTGCTCCTGATTCGGATTTCAAACATCTTAATCTCGTATATGCGGGAAATTTCGGGTTAGTACAGGGTCTCGATTTGCTGATTAGAGCTGTAAATAGCTTAGAAGAAAAACATAAAAGCCAGCTGAAGGTATCATTTTTGGGTCAGGGCTTTAAGCAGAAAGAGCTTGAATCTCTTGCCGCTGAACTTGGAGTAAGTGACCGGGTTTCATTTGCAGGTCCCTACACTAAATCTGAACTCACCCATATACTTGCGGAGGAAGCTCACGCTCTTTTTATTCACCTGAAATCTGACCCTTCCCTAAACCTTACGATACCATCGAAGGTATTTGATTGTATGCAGTACAACATCCCGATTGTTTACGGACTGTCAGGTGAAGCACATGAAATTTTAAACAACCATCCCGGAAACATTTCTTTTCGACAGGATTCCGTAGAGGACCTAAAGCTGGCGCTGGAAAAACTGGTTAATAACTACAAAGTGCTGCATGCTGCGTCTGCCGCTAACAGAACATTTGTGAAGGATAACTTCCTACGCGAAGAGTGTTTTCAGCCCTTTTTAAATATTATTTATTAG
- a CDS encoding glycosyltransferase, which yields MKILIAAKGYPTREKPFVQSFIRDEARLLHRKFSVQVLDTQPFKPGLLPALLRAPDYPDDGFRVERAPYLSVPRHKLPQLTRRGLGARVRAAFRRWKPDVLHAHFLYPGILAIQEAHQTGTPTVLTLHGADWYAALRTPAVKKLAADVLPQTGRIICVGPGLHKDVITAFPQFASRTGVVLHGTDYSYFKPPQRVKTVSETPAILCIARFVHKKGLHLLIEAIAGSDLLRTCPLTIVGDITDSAYYGRLLAMIKAEGLSNVRILPGMGREQLREEFYAHDIYVQPSLDEPFGLALLEAIACGLPAIAFRSGGPDVILTEKNGLLLGKPESVSLRQALEQMCEAYPTYAPVEMHTDLQTRFSEEAKLKQLSAIYESLL from the coding sequence ATGAAAATCCTGATTGCTGCCAAAGGGTACCCGACGCGGGAAAAGCCGTTTGTTCAATCGTTTATCAGAGATGAAGCCCGCCTGCTTCACCGCAAGTTCAGCGTTCAGGTCCTCGACACACAGCCGTTCAAGCCCGGTCTGTTACCCGCATTGCTTCGCGCACCGGATTACCCCGATGACGGCTTTCGGGTCGAAAGGGCACCCTACTTATCCGTGCCGCGTCATAAACTTCCGCAGCTTACCCGCCGCGGGCTTGGTGCACGGGTCAGGGCTGCCTTCAGGCGCTGGAAACCCGACGTGCTTCATGCGCACTTTCTGTACCCGGGCATCCTCGCCATACAGGAGGCGCACCAAACCGGAACGCCTACAGTCCTCACCCTGCATGGTGCTGACTGGTACGCCGCGCTGCGGACCCCGGCTGTTAAAAAGCTCGCAGCTGATGTCCTACCTCAAACCGGCCGTATCATTTGCGTAGGGCCGGGGCTTCATAAGGATGTGATTACGGCCTTTCCGCAATTCGCATCCCGGACCGGAGTAGTGCTGCACGGTACAGATTACAGCTATTTTAAGCCTCCTCAGCGTGTGAAGACCGTTTCAGAAACACCCGCGATTTTATGCATCGCGCGCTTTGTCCATAAAAAAGGCCTGCATTTACTCATCGAAGCCATTGCCGGGTCAGACCTGCTTCGCACTTGTCCCCTAACGATTGTAGGGGATATTACCGATTCGGCATATTATGGCAGGCTTCTGGCTATGATTAAAGCCGAAGGACTCAGTAATGTCCGAATCCTGCCGGGGATGGGGCGCGAACAGCTTCGTGAAGAGTTTTATGCCCATGATATTTATGTGCAGCCAAGCCTTGATGAACCCTTTGGCCTCGCCCTGCTCGAAGCCATCGCTTGCGGACTCCCTGCGATAGCCTTTCGGAGTGGCGGTCCGGACGTTATTCTGACCGAAAAAAATGGCCTGCTGCTTGGCAAGCCGGAGAGCGTTTCTCTCAGACAGGCGCTGGAGCAAATGTGTGAGGCATACCCAACATACGCTCCCGTCGAAATGCATACGGATTTACAAACCCGCTTTTCTGAGGAAGCTAAACTCAAACAGCTCTCAGCTATTTACGAAAGCCTGCTATAG
- a CDS encoding glycosyltransferase family 4 protein produces the protein MNTASVTAQTATVPCHIFHINTYYYSNQIHQTIVKLLDKKGYRQTILAPISERTGPRKGMSDAKLRQAHIHNPRAFRYLERYLWPLKTRKIQRMFEALQAERGRPDLVCAHTLISNGVVAWLNWRKTGTPYVVAVRSSDVKTFLKPSGLFRRLAMAIIRDSAGLYTMSPAYEKSVRTLFPETFHPIYNQKIQVIPNGADDFWFENRHLSAPPDSSRVELLFVGQLDDNKNAEGVLKAAAQLVSAGTEVRVTIVGDGPRSAQLAEHAYPFEVRFEGFVSDTETLLSYYRNAHVLVVPSHIETFGVAYVEAMSQGVPVVYTRNQGFDGFFPDGTYGHAVSANDPGEMASAILKIMDNYAHYAQNAYEHAPHFGWKSSIDKFEALFREAVR, from the coding sequence ATGAATACCGCTTCAGTAACGGCACAGACAGCAACAGTGCCATGTCATATCTTTCATATCAACACCTACTATTATTCAAATCAGATTCATCAGACAATTGTGAAGCTTTTAGACAAGAAGGGGTACCGGCAAACTATCCTTGCTCCCATCTCGGAGCGAACCGGACCACGGAAAGGTATGTCAGATGCGAAGTTAAGGCAGGCTCACATTCACAACCCACGCGCTTTCCGATACCTTGAGCGCTATTTGTGGCCGCTGAAAACGCGGAAAATACAGCGCATGTTTGAAGCGCTTCAGGCAGAGCGCGGTCGGCCGGACCTCGTTTGTGCACATACCCTGATTTCCAATGGCGTTGTGGCCTGGCTCAATTGGCGCAAGACAGGTACGCCCTATGTGGTAGCTGTGCGCAGCAGTGATGTGAAGACTTTTCTGAAGCCAAGCGGCCTTTTCCGGCGGCTTGCCATGGCCATTATCCGCGATTCAGCCGGACTATACACCATGTCACCGGCCTATGAGAAAAGCGTGCGGACCTTGTTTCCGGAAACCTTTCATCCGATTTATAATCAAAAAATACAGGTCATTCCCAACGGTGCCGATGACTTCTGGTTTGAAAACCGGCACCTCAGCGCTCCCCCTGATTCATCCCGTGTTGAATTACTTTTTGTGGGGCAGCTCGATGACAACAAAAATGCCGAAGGAGTGCTCAAAGCCGCAGCACAGCTGGTTAGCGCAGGTACAGAGGTCAGGGTTACCATAGTTGGTGACGGTCCACGGTCGGCTCAGCTTGCGGAGCACGCCTATCCGTTTGAGGTTCGCTTCGAGGGTTTTGTGTCGGATACAGAAACTTTGCTGAGCTACTACCGCAACGCTCACGTGCTTGTGGTGCCTTCACATATCGAAACCTTCGGCGTTGCCTATGTCGAAGCCATGAGTCAGGGCGTACCGGTTGTTTATACAAGAAATCAGGGTTTTGACGGCTTCTTCCCCGACGGCACCTACGGACATGCCGTTTCGGCAAATGATCCGGGGGAGATGGCCTCAGCAATATTAAAAATCATGGATAACTATGCGCATTACGCACAAAACGCCTATGAGCATGCTCCTCACTTTGGCTGGAAATCTTCTATCGATAAATTTGAGGCCCTTTTCCGGGAAGCAGTCAGATGA